CGGGCGTAGGCCGCCGCCCACCACGTCCCGAAGTCGGGCAGGTTCGCCGCGCCCGTCGCCTCGCGCGAGTCCTGCACCAGGGTATTGAAGGCCGGGGTCCCGAACGCGGGAAAGCTGGCGGTGGCAGCTGCGGAAGGCGCGGCGGCGGCGTCTCCTGCCCCACCCGGCACGAGGCCCAGCGTGAGAGCGAGCAGCGCGGCCCGCGCCCGCCCGCGTCCCCGGCGCGGCCCGGTGCGCTGCGGGCGGGTGTGGTTCGGTCTGTTCAATTGGCGGTGCTGGCGCAGTGTCTTGCGTTTCATGGTCACTCCTCCCCATCCGGGTCCCGCGCCGCCCGCACGTGTCGGGAGAGGTCCCGGAACTCGCGTTCCAGCCGGGCGAGGTCCTCGTCGGTGCCGTTCTCCAGGTCGATCAGGCTGTCGCGGGCGCCGCGCACGGCGTGCAGCAGCTCGTCGAGCTTGAGCTGTAAGACCTTGCTGTCGCGGTTTTGCTGGTTCTGGATGAGGAAGACCATCAGGAACGTCACCACCGTCGTGCCGGTATTGATCACCAGTTGCCAGGTGTCCGAGTAGCGGAAGACCGGCCCGCTGAGCAGCCACACCACGACGGTCCCCAGCGCGAGCGCGAAGGCGAGTGCCGAGCCGGTGAACTCGCTCGTGCGCCGGGCGACGCGGTGAAAGAGGGCGGCGAGTCCGCCGCTGGCGGGTGGGGCGGCGCCGGGGGGAGCGAGGGGGGGCGTGCGGTTCAAGGGCGAAACCTCCTGTGGGTGGGAAGGTCGGGGCGGGGCGGTGACTAGCAACTTCAGAGCTTCCAGACGATGCCGCGCCGGGCCATCCACCACAGCGCCAGCCACACGGCCCCGATGTACCCCAGGGTGTAGGCCCAGCCGCCCCACCACAGGCCCAGGTGGGTGCGGGCCAGGGTCAGGAAGGCG
This genomic window from Deinococcus reticulitermitis contains:
- a CDS encoding low affinity iron permease family protein; amino-acid sequence: MNRTPPLAPPGAAPPASGGLAALFHRVARRTSEFTGSALAFALALGTVVVWLLSGPVFRYSDTWQLVINTGTTVVTFLMVFLIQNQQNRDSKVLQLKLDELLHAVRGARDSLIDLENGTDEDLARLEREFRDLSRHVRAARDPDGEE